The genomic window TCTCTCGGTCGCCGCCCTCGTCGACGTAGCGCTGCTGGTGCACCGACGCGCAGTACTCGCAGCCGTTGAGGCGCGAGACCACCGTGGCGGCCAGCTCGCGCTCCGCGCGCCCCAGCCCGCCGTCGGTGTTGTAGAAGATGTCCAGGTCCGTCAGGGTACGGGCCTTAAGCGCGGCGGGGTCGCGGGCCAGCAGGCGGAAGTAGGGCTGCTCGATGCGCTCCGGCTTGATCAGCGCCTCGCGCTGCTCCTCGGTGAAGTCTTCCTTGCTCAGCCCCGGCACCCAGGGCTTCCAGCCCAGCGCGTGGTTGACAAAGCGGCCCGGGTGGACCACCTCGGGGGTCTCTACCCCACCGGTGACCTCCCAGCCGGGTCGCTCCTGCGGGGTATCTACCACGGCCCCCGGCGCGGCCGGGGCCTCGCCGCCCAGCACCGCGATGCCGCGCACCACCCGCAGCTGGAAAGCCAAAAAGCTAATCAGCTGCGCCAAGCTGACCATGCCGGTCGGCCCCCACCCGCTGGCGTCCAGGTGGCCGATGGTCGCCGGATCCGCGTCCTTCGGGTGGAAGACCAACAGGTGCGCGAAGTCGAAGGCCGCGCCCAGGCGCTCGCCCAGGCCTTCGAATGTGCTATGCCCCCCGCCCGCATAAGGACCGCGGTGCTGTCCAGCCTCGATGGCCTCCTTAACCGGGGCGAGAAGCTCCTCGTCTTCGTCGCCGAGCAAGTCCAGGTAGAACTCCGCCGGGCAGCCGGCCTGCGTAATCCCGGCCACGAAGGCGGCCACGGCGTAGCGCTCCGCCTGGCTAAACTCGCCGGCCTCCGCCGGCTCGAGCAGGGCCTCGAAGCTCAGTTGGGCGTTCTCGCGAGCCGCTGGGCGGGCGTTGCGCAGCTGGCTCACCTGCGTGTTAGTCTGCGCCAGCTCGTCGATGATATCGGTCATTATTTCTCCTCTGTTCTTCGCTTCTTCTTGCTGCTTCTTCGCCTTTACAGGCCCAAGTTTAGGTCGCCGCCCCGGTAGCGGGAGCCGGGGATGGCCTCGATGAGCCGACGGGTGAGATTCGCCTGCGGGTTGGTAAAGACCTGGGCGGTCTGGCCGTATTCGACCTGCTGGCCGGAGCTCAGCACGCTGACGGTGTCGCTGACCTGATTGACCACGGCCAGGTCGTGGGAGATGAAGATATAGGTCAGCCCCAGCTCCTGCTGCAAGTCGTCGAGCAGGCGCAGGATCTGCGACTGGACGGTCACGTCCAGGGCGGAGACCGCCTCGTCCAGGACGACCAGCTCCGGCTCGATGATCATGGCCCGCGCGATCGCCACGCGCTGGCGCTGCCCGCCGGACAGGCGCGCGGGCAGGCGCTGGCCCATGTCTGGGTCCAGGGCGACCAGCTCCATGAACTCGCGCGCGGCCTCCCGTGCCCGCGCCCGCTTCATCCCCCGGAAGTTGACCAAGGGCTCGGCGATGGTATCCGCGATGGTCCGCCGCGGATCTAGCGAGCTATACGGGTTCTGGTAGACCAGCTGGACCTGGCGGCGGGCTTCCCGCCGGCCGGCCGCATCCAGCTCGGTCAGCTCGGTCCCGCCCAGCCGGATGCTGCCCGCGGTCGGCTGGTTGAACATCGCCACCGACCGGCCGGTGGTGGTCTTGCCGGAGCCGGACTCCCCCACCAGCGCGTGGGTGGTGCCCTTGGCCACCTCGAAGCTGACCCCATCGACGGCGGTGAAG from Corynebacterium confusum includes these protein-coding regions:
- a CDS encoding alkylhydroperoxidase domain protein, which produces MTDIIDELAQTNTQVSQLRNARPAARENAQLSFEALLEPAEAGEFSQAERYAVAAFVAGITQAGCPAEFYLDLLGDEDEELLAPVKEAIEAGQHRGPYAGGGHSTFEGLGERLGAAFDFAHLLVFHPKDADPATIGHLDASGWGPTGMVSLAQLISFLAFQLRVVRGIAVLGGEAPAAPGAVVDTPQERPGWEVTGGVETPEVVHPGRFVNHALGWKPWVPGLSKEDFTEEQREALIKPERIEQPYFRLLARDPAALKARTLTDLDIFYNTDGGLGRAERELAATVVSRLNGCEYCASVHQQRYVDEGGDRETIDRLLDDGADIDLGRADWAAIRDAAVAISRTPLEFGAEHVDALQKAGLDDQAVLDVIYSSSFFNWANRLMLTLGTPDVPRRFR